TCTCACCTGCAGGGATGTAATAATCATCTTGTGATACGAGCGTTACTTCATCCTGTTTAAAATGATGAAGAAAGCAGTTTAAGAAAAATGTTTTACCCGATCCGCTACCACCGGCAATACCAATTATAAATGGTTTTTTGTTTAAACTCATTGAGCACTATATGTTAAATTGCAGAAAAAACGTTTGTCTAAAGCGCCTAATGAATCAGCTACAGCTTTAGTCATTACAATTATAACATCTTTTGTGGATTCGTTCTCTGTAAATTTACCAACAACTTTGGCAAAGGTAGTGCGGTTAGTCATTGGGTTGGTAATCTTAATTACCCTGCCAACAGGGGCTGTACGGTGTAAAACCAACATTTTTGTTCCATCAAGATCTTGGTCTGCAATCCAAACGGCGGTACCTTTTTCTTCGATCTGACTTAAACCATATACGCTCGGATCGCGGCGAAGTTTAGGATCTTTAACCATAGTACTGTCTGGTTCATTTTCTTGTTCTTCTTTTGATAGATCATTTACCGACTTAGGTTGCGGTGGTTTAGGTATAATCAGTTTCTGATCAACCTTAATGGCATTATCTTCCAGCTTGTTTGCTGATCTGATCTGATAAGCGGTTAAATTATATTTTTTAGCAATGGTAAATATGTTTTCTCCGGTAGCTACAGTATGGATAAAACTCTCTTCTTTTGCTGCTGGTGTTTCTTTAACTTTTGTTTCTGCCTGCTTTTCTTTCGGGACCTGAACATCTGTAATAATACCACCGGGAACTTTTAAAACCTGACCAATGGTAATGGCATTATCGGGTAAGTCATTCAGTTTTCTAATCTGGTAAGCGGTAATTCCGTATTGTTTAGCGATGGTAAAGATGGTCTCGTTTCTTAAAACCGTATGTGTACCGGCGGCATCTGTAGATTTGTTTTCCTGAACAGGTTTTTCTTCGGCAGCTGCTACTTTATTCTCATCTATATTTTTGGTTGCCGGAATTTTAAGTTTCTGCCCAATGCGCAGATTGTTTCCCGAAAGGTTATTGGCTTTTTTTACCTCTTCAACAGTAGTACCGTACTTCTCTGCAATTTTTCCTAAAAACTCTTTAGGCTGCACAGTATGTTCAATCATGGTCTGATCTGATGGTTGGCTGTTCTCAGCTACCCGCTCGGTATTGTTTTTTGCTGGTGGTATTGCTGGTGCTGCTGTATTGCTTTGGTCTGCGTTTTTTGCTGGGATTTTTAAAACCTGACCAATGCTTAAATTATTTCCGCTTAGGTTATTTAAAGTTTTAATCTCGTTTATAGTTGTGCCATATTTTTCGGCCAACATGTTTAAATTTTCTTTTGGCTTTACAATGTGTTCTATCACATTTGATGTTGATACACTTTGTGTAGTATTTGATGAACCATTAGCCGTAAAAGGGATATTTGTAGGTACCTTGATAATTACCCCGATCTGAAGGTACTTGT
The nucleotide sequence above comes from Pedobacter riviphilus. Encoded proteins:
- a CDS encoding muramidase family protein, translated to MHKIYLSAVVLFALNIANAKANTARDSIGVENNKGKKLIVHQTVAKDTYYSIGRRYNVSPKDIMAFNDNKYLQIGVIIKVPTNIPFTANGSSNTTQSVSTSNVIEHIVKPKENLNMLAEKYGTTINEIKTLNNLSGNNLSIGQVLKIPAKNADQSNTAAPAIPPAKNNTERVAENSQPSDQTMIEHTVQPKEFLGKIAEKYGTTVEEVKKANNLSGNNLRIGQKLKIPATKNIDENKVAAAEEKPVQENKSTDAAGTHTVLRNETIFTIAKQYGITAYQIRKLNDLPDNAITIGQVLKVPGGIITDVQVPKEKQAETKVKETPAAKEESFIHTVATGENIFTIAKKYNLTAYQIRSANKLEDNAIKVDQKLIIPKPPQPKSVNDLSKEEQENEPDSTMVKDPKLRRDPSVYGLSQIEEKGTAVWIADQDLDGTKMLVLHRTAPVGRVIKITNPMTNRTTFAKVVGKFTENESTKDVIIVMTKAVADSLGALDKRFFCNLTYSAQ